In Macadamia integrifolia cultivar HAES 741 chromosome 5, SCU_Mint_v3, whole genome shotgun sequence, a single window of DNA contains:
- the LOC122079839 gene encoding organelle RRM domain-containing protein 6, chloroplastic, with amino-acid sequence MAAISLTVALWASSPTPTSRNLRRQGLNSSSFIHPCNALSSHTWSLSCLQLASPLSATQLTHRHGWAVMGCLPSSSESSTRGFTKLYVSGLSFRTTEDSLRNAFQNFGNLVEVKLVMDRIANRPRGFAFLRYATEEESKKAIEGMHGKFLDGRVIFVEIAKPRSELRQKQTPRQY; translated from the exons ATGGCAGCGATTTCCCTGACAGTTGCTCTCTGGGCTTCATCTCCAACTCCAACTTCGAGAAATCTAAGGAGGCAGGGACTGAACAGTTCATCCTTCATCCATCCCTGCAACGCCCTTTCTTCTCATACTTGGTCTTTGTCTTGCTTGCAATTGGCTTCACCTCTTTCTGCAACTCAATTAACTCACCGCCATGGCTGGGCTGTTATgggttgccttccttcttcctcggAGAGTAGTACAAGAGGCTTCACCAAGCTCTATGTTAGTG GACTTTCATTCAGAACCACTGAGGATAGCTTGCGAAATGCTTTTCAGAATTTTGGCAATCTTGTTGAAG TCAAACTTGTGATGGATAGAATAGCAAATAGACCAAGGGGCTTTGCTTTCCTTCGTTATGCAACCGAGGAGGAATCTAAGAAAGCCATTGAGGGGATGCATGGAAAG TTTCTGGATGGCAGGGTCATATTTGTGGAAATTGCAAAGCCAAGATCAGAGCTGCGCCAAAAGCAAACTCCTAGACAATATTGA